A segment of the Denticeps clupeoides chromosome 2, fDenClu1.1, whole genome shotgun sequence genome:
GCCAAAAGCTTCAGTCACTCTTTGAAAGCCAAAAGCATCAGTCACTCTATAACCTGAAGGTATAGTTAATTAGACCTGCGAATGAGACTATAACTTAAGtttattttatgccatatcacaCCTTGAATGAGGTACGAGGTACAAGTGCAGAACATtctgaataatttaatgaaaaatagaaACCTAATAGGAACAGTGGTCGAAATACAAGAAATGAGTAACTCAGACGAAGTCCAACTGAATTGAACAGGATACATACATCTACATGGACCGGTAGTAGCCTTGTGAACCAGAAACCAcatagtcacaggttcaaaccccaccgttgtgtccctgagcaagacacttaaccctgagtgtctccacaggcttatttttttatgcatagcTATGGAATTAGTTCAAAAGctttaaaaacattattgtcAATTCTAGCTACAGCCTTCATTTTATGGAAAGGGCTGTTTGAAagcaaagtgaataaaatgcaGTATAACTATCCATACATTAccattttatctttatttaaattgaatGCAAGGAATCTGACATAGCAGGAAGTTTTCATTTAGCTTTTACAAAGGGGGAAATACTTATTTGAACCCTTTGCTGGTTTTGGAAGTTTTTCAACTACAAAGAAATTATCAGTAAATAAATTCattgtaggtttatttgaacagtgaaatagaacaataaaaatgcattacaaaataGTTATACTTTTATACTTCATGAATGAAAGAAGTAAACACTGTTGTAAATGTGCTTTAGTACATGGTGGCAATACCTTTGTCACCAAATCACGTGAGACGTGAGACGACCTTGTATTTGACCACAAGGTTTGTGCATATCTCAGGGGAATTTTGTCCAACTAATCTTTGCAAATCCTCTTCAAGTCATTTTCAATGGCCTGGCTGAGAGCAGAAGGTTTTCACTCAAGATTTGACTGTACATGGCCTCATCCATACTCTGTTTAATGCAATGCAGTTGTCCTGTAACCTTGGCAGACAAACATTCCCAAAGCACCATGTTTGACGGTgctcatctgaccacaacactttcaACCAGTTCTCCTCTGGATCATTAAGATGTTCAGTGGCAAACCTGTACGTGCGCTTTCTTGAGCAAGGGGACCTTGTgggcactgcaggatttcagtTCTTCACAGCGTTGTATGTTACCatctgttttcttggtgactatggTCCCAACTGGcttgagatcattgacaagttccTCCTGAGCAGTTCTGTTCTGGTTCCACGTCGTTTTCATTATCATTGAAACTCATGAGGTAAGATGTTGCGTGGGGCTCCAGCCTGAGAGAAATTGGCAGTTATTTTATCATTCTTCCATTTTTGAATAATCACACAAACTGTGGTTAACTTGTCAACCAGCTGCTTGGCGGAGGCCTTGAAGCCCATTCCAGCCTCGTGTAGGCCCACAGTCTTGTCAAGGCTGTTGTCCGCCCTCCCAGTCACCAGGGGACACAGGGGCGTACTGGACCTTGTCGGAGTACACCACACCTAAGGTAGGGGACAGTATAAAAGTGGGATTTACCTCACGTTCGCTGACTGACCACGCCTGAAGCTGACCTTCTTTGCCCCAACCTTGCCTTTTTGGAATTCCCTCCTGTCTCTCATTTGCTCCTTGATATTACCTACTAATTCTTCCACTCATGACCAAAATTCCATCCCAGCCTCTGACATTGTATCCACCCCCGAGGGCTTCCAGGCCTGCCGACCATGAGTACAGCCAGCCGCTATTGCAACCCCACGCCCACGCAGGGGACACCCTGAAATCCCTGGAAAGTTTTTTGTTCTTGGCCAGGGAGCAGAGTTTGTAATCTGGATAGATTGATTGCTTCAACGTACACGTGTctttaaaacaagtaaaaagttgagaagctcccaatgtcagctccttacctgtataagatacaactgggagccagaaatcttGCTTATTGATAGGGGGTCAAACGAGAAAAGGACGCCTTTGCAACAGTGGATTTACTACCAAAAAAATCATATAGACCGGtacaaaacaaattaaaataaaatgacaacatgAGGCTATATTTGCACACGGAACATCGGATACAGACTATCAGGAAATTGCGATGACACCATAGACAACAGGAAGCTCCAAACTGGAATATAATATGGACCAGAGCACAATCTCATGATTGTGGAATAAAAATGCCAATGAGATCAATGAAGCAACTAAATCTGAGCAAAGAATTGTCCAAGTACAACATGCTTTTAACAACTAGATGACATAAAGAGACAAATGTGAACAATGACCTTGttcattactaaaaaaaaatgtacagcatAAAATTATAATGAGCAATCTTTATTGGTTCAGTTGTGGTAAAAGGCAGTAAAGAAAATCATCCTTTATACCCATTTCTTATTTTAAGCACACTTATTTCAGTCTTCCATCATGTTTTCCAACATGTAGCTGCTATTTTTATCctaagataaataaatagacaaataaGTGCCATTTGCTGGTTGTTTCTATCTAACTACTCTTTTCTGGAGTGGAATTATTTATCATTGGAAGTTGAATATTGTTTATTAACTTTAATATGGGTGATTTCCCTATTCCTCTTTTTTGACAAATTAATTCTGGTCAGTACATGACTTGTGTACAAGCAGTGTTGACAAATGCCTATTTCAGCCCAAAGTCATCCAAACATGTGCCAAAATACATACAAAGCTGCCAAACATAAGTGTAACTACTGTGATTACTTAATGTTTACTATTTAACTTTGAAGGATGGTCCATTTCTTTTTGATACTGTGTTCACTATAAAATTTTTGCTAACTGCTATACAATATTTGTAGTGTACAGGCACAATTGTGAAGGGTTTTGCGTGTCGGAACAAATTTAACAACCAAATGGTTCCTTTCTATATCTTGCCTTTATTCAAGCTCTTAATTAAATTGATCATTTTTtgttatatgtattatatatattttgtgtaacAGAGTGCTTTGTTTGGATTACAAATAGTAATATAACTGTACATTTCTATTATACTTATTGATTTTGTGTGCTTGTACTGAAAAAGCCTTTTAGACTTTTGACTGTACACACAGTGGCGTACAGTTGACCCTTCACAGCAAATGGACTCAGAAgaaaggtgtgtttttttagtTCAGACAAACAGTTCCCAGACACAGTTCAAAAGTTTATCAGCGTCAATGAGTGACAGTAATTTACTGTAACACAGGGACATAAGGAAATGGAACTAAAGAACCTGGGAATGGAACCAGGGTAGAGGTTGTTAAAGACATTCTAGATTGTTCTAGACCTGACACCTACTCACAATCTCACACAATTAAATGATCTGACTAAAGGTCCCTCCCCCTCACCATTTaacaacaaatacatttttacatccatccccagtggctgggaaaAGACTTTCAAATATATTTCCATCAAATTAAACAACAGTTTTATGGCTTGTACCTGCCGAGAGGCCTGTTGTGAAGTACAGTGAAACCAATAGATAGTAACATTTTCAAGGACTGTTAAAATTAAACTTAGCTTCACACcacttttttcttcattttaaatacatttacattcaaatgtGAATTTGGTGGTTGTATTTGTTgagaaaaaaatcatcatacagtcaaaaaaatattttattttttcattatgtaaaatgcattattaaatcaataaaatctaTAATAACTTTGTTGATGTGAGTTATTGAATGAATTTTGCAAAAAGATCATTAAATCTGTTTCAGTTCTGTTCTCCACCCATTTTACATTAGTGTCTGTGGACATAAGAACtctgaaataattaattaatcagaATATACAAAGTGAATTAGCAAAATATTCTTTACCACTTTGTGTCAAGCATTAGCAGTTTGTCTTTACTATTTTGTCAATCCATTTGAACAAGTACCTCTACTTTTGCGTGCATGCATGTTTGCATGAATTAATGTTTTTGTAGTCGTGTTTTGGTCCATTATTTGTAATAATGGTGATGAGATTCCTTGTTCTGTCCAAAAAGGAAACCTGTAAAAAGATGGTAAAATAACATCAGCTCCTCTGCAAGGTTTAGTGCACACAGTCAAAAAACAATTCACGGACGTTTAACTGATTGTTTGTGAGTTGCAATTCACATTTTCACCGCCAGATGCCAGTAAAAAGCATCAATTGTCATCAAAAACCATGCAGGGTGCCCTTTCTTTTTCACTGCAGCTATACATATTATAACTGCTGTCTAGGAACAGAACCCTGCATTGTTTCTTACCATCGGATCCCAGTGACTGCTGATGCACCATGTTCTGAACTTCCCTCACAGAGGTCCATTAGTTTGGCAGGGTTCTCATGGGGGGGATTCAGCGTCAGAGGAACCATGGGCGCCAGCGTGGAGGCTTCTTGGACTCAGACCGTGGGTGTGGTTTGGGGATGGAGCTGAAGATTTCGTGAGATGGGGACAAAGGTTGTAGGGGTGCGGCACAGAGACGCATCATCACCGGCTGTAAGCGTTCCTCTTGCATCTTAAAATCCAGCTCTacgctgtaacacacacatcaccataTCTCATAATGCTCTAATACATTCTCATTGTTTCAGAACATTCATAAactgaaaaatgcaaaacaccTCCAGAACCTCTAGAAGGGTTCTATTGCAAAACATCTACTGCACACTTGTCCATAACACTGTGTCATTCCCACTGTGCCACGCCCACCTTCACCTGCATTCTGAGCTACAATCATCACCTGCTCCTGTCTGTCCCAATCACCTTACGTGCCAGCTTTAGTTTCAGATAATCAGATTCTTAACTCTGAATATCCTCGTTGTGAagtttctctctgcctctcagCAAGTTTTTGAAGTTTGTATATagtgtttaatacattttggtaCATTgttccatttgtgtgtgtgtgtgtggtaataaACATGTATGTTAGGCAGGTCTGTTTTGTTGGTGTATGTTGATCTGAGTACTCCACACATTTGTGAACATGAGAGAGGTGGATAAATGGATGTATTAGACTAAAACGCACACGGACAGACAATTTTATGttctttcaaaatgtaaaaaccaaATGAAATTCAAAGACCATAATGGAGGCTGTAATGGCGAGATAAATGTTTGAAAGAGTGTGATGATGTGAAAGTGCTCGTGAAAGTGTGTCAGTTATTCACTCACCTGTAGATGATACAGGCACTGTTCCTGCAGGTGTCACAGTTGGCCGTATCCTGACCGGTCCGATACAGCAGCCTATAGGCAGATGTGGCAAACTTACTTCAAGTAAGTGAGAAAGAATAGTCTCTAAATCTTACTATAAAGTTGTAAAGTTGTCTTATGAAGGTCCATTTTTTTGGACTAAACAAACTGGGCCTTATGTGTTCACTTAATTGGAATTATAGAAATAGTAACTTCATTTTTACAGATGCTGAAAATATTGGGAACCTCCATTGCACATGGTGACAATTCTAGgcctcactcactttccataaccacttagtcctactCATCCAGTCCCATCCAAGGACACCAGGTGCAGGGCAGGGCACCAACCCACCGCAGGACACACAGGACAAAGCATTCACTCACCcattcacacctacagacacattcatggctgctcactgctcacaacTGGCGATgaattaaatgcagaagacaccaTCTGTtatgtgcactatgtgctgtgctcttctgtatatcacaacgacaaaaactttcactttacactttaggGTAAATGCTATTAGACAACTTTAGGAAACCTGAGAACCCAGAGGACCAATatggggagaacatgcaaaatcTACAAACAGAAGGTTGtggccaggattcaaactcacagccCATGAGGTATAAGGCCCAGTTGAAAACTGCCCCTATTCACCTGTTTGCCTTAGTTATACActtgttgttttcttttcatatgtAAAGCTGGATGCACCAGTACCCATGTGTGTAACCACTTAGGTTTCTGATGACAATCCAGGTTGATGAACAgaacatgaaaaatgaaacaaatggcACTTATTagttcagttaaaaaaaaacaccttgcGTGTGTCTGCATGATTGAAGCCGAACGTTCAGAGAGTGACCTCATGGGTGCTGTTGGGATGTCTGCCAGCCTGATTGCCACTGCATGAACCAGTCATTTAGAAACTGTGAATGTCTCTGTCTGgtggttttatttctttctttttccttttaaaaggGGTGTAGTACACAGTGTAGTACAGTGATATTACACTCATGCAACTGTCACAACCAATGGtcataataattatttcataCATTAAGTAACaacaaaaatgataataataatgagcgTGTTCTcgtaataatttattattcttattattattactaaaggAAACATTAAGATGGATCCTTGGAAAAATAAGTAGTATGCAGTGTCTTGGAGCTATGCAGGCTCAGAAAACATTTGCCCAGGACATGAACAGACCACTGCAATGACGCCATTGCCACTGCTGTCCCCAGTATGCGGAGAAGCTacattgctcagtggtaccttggtggagcgggatttgaaccagcaaccttctgattacggggccgcttccttaaccacccggcctgtccttgtaactactgactgctgctctggatgagggtgtctgataaatgctgtaaaagtaaatataaACCTATATAACGATATCCTGcaaaaactgaatttttttgcaataaGTTTATGAAATTGTTGCCCCCCGGCTTTGTGTGTAGGTGGAGATAATAAGAGTTGTGCAGAAGTCAAGTTCCTCACCCCTCCCTGATTGCTTGTGTTCGCTCCAGCTCTTGTATGACTCCCAGCAGCACTCTGATGGTCTCCAGGCTGCAGCTCATCATGGCCTCCATGTGCTGTAGACGTATCCTGTCCTCCTCTAGGCCCGCAGGTTCCCCCGCCTGCCTGGCTGAGTTTCCCGCGAATGGCACGTGTGGGCCAGTCTGGCGCTGGGCTCGTGGgagtgtgtgcgtttgtgaacgaatgtgtgtgtgcgtttgcatGCTGTTGAACTGCAAGCTGCCTCGTCTGTGGTGGATGTGTGTAACGTTGGGCCATGGGACATCTGACCTCTCACCTTTCATTTGTAACTCCTCCTGATTGCTCATTCCTCTCGATTTGGaccctcccctctcctcctgcCATCTTGTCGGTCCCTTAGGATCCTTTGGAGCAGAtcgaggatgtgtgtgtgtgcaagtgtgtgtgtttgaaatgcgttcgcacacagacacatgctcaAAATATATGGATGTGTGTGACTGTGGTTCAGGGTGCAAATCTGAATGTGTGTCAGGgcgtgtatgtgtatgtaagtgtgtgtcagGGTATACGTTTGTACGTGAGGCTTTTTGgggctgtgagtgtgtgtgagtgtcaggATGCGTTTCCCAGCTCTCATCTGTGCTGTTCGCGTTCAGGCACTTCTCGTTGTCTCCTCTGCATTCGCTGTGTGTCCCTTGCACACTCTtcccctccttccctctttcTTCGTCCTCTCCCTCTGTCCTGTTGTTATTCTGGAAGCCGCCATCCTGCAGACTGCGgctgtccctgtgtgtgtggcgtTGAGGGGGGAAGGTGCAGTAGCGCTGGGCCAGGTCAGGTGACGTCTGCACCGCCGCGCTGCGAGTCAGGTGGGAGGATCTCCGCCTGCAGCTCTGCACCTTACACGAGGCCCAGCGCTGCGTACGCACAGGTGCTTTACGGCCCTGCCAGTCCCCCGTGTCTCTGAAGCGCACCTGCAGTGCACGGCTCCGCCTCCGAGAATCGTGGGAGACCGGCGACTCGCACGCGAGGGAGGGCGGGACTTCAGAGTCTGAGCCAGAGTCAGACAGAGCATAGCAGCTTCTGTGTTCACGGGTCACCATCCCACCTCTGGGGAAAAACAAACTACATTAAAACAAGGGATTacgaataaaaaaattaaccaacGAAAATGAAtgaagcatttcattcaaaaaagaaaagagaatttaggttttattcaaatttattcatattttccctttgttctaatttttttgtgaaaggCTAGTTGCATGTTCACATATCCAGAACAAAGTTAAAAACAGTACATTCATTTATCTTgagttttaatatttaatgctttTAGAATCCTGCCAGTGACCCCGGCAGTGGCTTTATCAGTGTACTCAGCAAAACTGTGATCTGTAACTCATCCTTTACTCATCCTTTCAACAGGCATGGGGCTGAGATAAACAACTGCATAAATACGCAGACATGGGCATCTTCGCAAGCTTGTGCGGCCCATCAGGCCCGGGTATTTTGGTACACAGCGCAGACGTACAGTTTAACGTAGCTGAGAACAGCGGTGGCAGTACTAACAACTAGCCCCTTCAGTGAGGACATTCATTAGCATAGATTAAATACAAACATGAAGCATGTCCCATTGGACATTATTCACAAAAATCACTTCTAGAATGTTCTTTAGCTTTCAGAGAACACAAGTGGACAATTAAGATTcagacagctccatctagtgttGCTTCCTTATACtacaggcacacacaaacagagggtAAGTGGATGTATGACCGACCAAGGGCAATGCACagcacacatacatttatactaatactAACAAGTGGAAACAAGGCAATTATCACGGTAACTCAGAGAAATACTAGTCAGAGCGAACTGACACCACTTGAATCTGAGGGGGTGCTCCGGTCCCATGTTCCGGTCCGGAGTTTTACAGTGTCTATGTTGTCTGCCAgattttcctgattgtgtgcagctgtttatatgtgtatttaagttaaattgtgtCACGTCTTCGTTTGGTCAATGGTCTTTACTTCCCTGTACCTGTTATTCCCTGTTATTTTTGTACTGTCTtcgttttttaattttatttgaccAGTTTTTCCTTTCACGTTTCACGTTTTCAGAACACTGGAGTGTACACCCGCTGCAGCGCGAGGTAACCTAATCCCGCTTGTCTGACCCATCACTGTACATCTGCCAGGTAATGTGTTGTATTGCCTGCTGTGGGTCAGATGGAGCCACCACCGCTTCGGAGGCATTTATATCATAGTATTTAAGAAGGGGCATTAGAGGAATCTGAGAAGGATGCACAGTCTTTTCTGTCTCTtatcccctctctccctcttatCCCCCCGCCAGCTCTGTTAGTCTGGCCATGGCCGTTTCAAGGATTATGAATAATGCATGCAGTCTAAAATTGCAAAAGTAATCCTCTTAAATTCAGTGGAGTGCTTCAGTAGATGATGTTGTCTGTTCAGCCTTACAGTACTTCataatttcaaaaaaaaaaactgggggCAAAAAATCATTACATTACCCTAGACCAAAGCTAATATTATTAATCCCCCCTCTCATTCTGTCATTCGTTGAAAGTGCATTGCCTTGATATTTCAGTGTTAAATTAAAATCTCAAATGCAACCTTAGGAACATGATCTAAAAGAACACAACTGACTGGGTCAGAACAATCGGTTCCCCTTCACCCCCGCTGACTCTCACTTGCTTTAATAGATGCTGTGTTCAATAAGGTCAAGAGTACAACATTTCTGATGGCTGCACAGCAATTTAAATACTCAATGCACACAATATGGGACAGCgtggtagtttttttttgcccccaaaCAAAGCATTAGCATTTTATGGGAAAAAAGGTACAAGTATCACAGAGACAAGAGAAAATGATTTGTTTGTCTTGTGGTTCATTGATTTGCCATTCTTAAACATGGCGCTCTCATTTCAGAAGCATGTCGTGCGATGAGAAGATATTTATCTATGGGTTAGCCTAAAAGCCAATGCCTGTTTGCCTCAATTATGCAAGGTCAAAAGCCACAATTGTAAATTGTATACTTTCTGTGGAGGTGACAGAATTCTCACAATAATTCTCAGATTCACATTTTTATGCcatgtacacatgtacacaaattCTAGGCTCTGCTCGAAAAACCACCACCTTTGCCGTACCTTTTTACTGCAATTTCTTGTCACATAAGTGACTCTTGAACATTTGACGTTTTGATTGCACAATGTGTGATAAGATTGCAACTGTATTCTACTCTACATGTTAGCACTCAGTGCAAAAAGCAACTATGCCACACATCACGATATAAACATTTTGGCATGGAGAAACGGCTCTATGTTTATagataatgaaaaaaaacttaccTGTACTAAGCTAACAATTTCAATTGTATGAACTTTGTATGAATTGAATGAAACACACTGATGACCTACTATATAAGGGAAGGCTGTTCCAAAATCAATTTaaactagaaaaaaaagtctagaCTTTGGCACAAATcgtattacattattttcattcatgTCTCAATGCACATGCCAAAGAGAGTTAAAACCCTTGTTGCAGCGATTTGAACCTCTTTGGAGCTGGGAGCATGCACATTGGTTTGAGGCGCGTGAATAATGTTTCACATGGATTGAAATGAAACCTTACTGCTAACATTACAGGAACTGACCTCATCTAGACCAGGCTGTGTTCTAACTATGAGAAAGTTGACCTTCATGCAACTCATTTTGCAACTAATAGGACCCTGATCAACACACTCAACAACCCTTTAGACAGTATGTGCTACAGACAAATGTTAATGAAGGTACATGTTAGACTGGTGTCATGTGACATCTTCACTGTCTTTGTATGGGAATCAGAGCTCTCATTTGGTCCTCAAACCtatttcacttttgaaagcAATGCCAATGCTTTCTGCAGTGTGTACAAGACACATTTGAATGCATCAAGAACAGCGCATTTTACAATCCAGAATTTCCTGGTACTCCGGACCGGGATTTTGtgtttgccttgtcttgtgtttcTGGTTGCCCTGATTGTTTCAATCTGgtcaaattattataaatgtatcctaGCCGTGTCCTGTCCTCGTTCTGTCTGTATTCTTAAATTCCTGTGTTTTTGAGTTGTGCATTGTGTGACTTTTACAGGTACGTTTGTATAATTTTAATTACACTCAGGCCAAAAAATACTGCTCCTCAGTTACACAGAAATTCTCCAATCAGTAGATCAGTGTGTCTTTTCAACTGACCATTAATATATTAGAAGACCATTAGATAATTAAAATGCTCTAATGGTTGCCAAATGTGGTATTTTCCTATCAGTTACCAAAACTAGAACCTAATAGATTATTCATAACATTATCAAATGTTGTTTAATTACTACAACTTTATTCCAGGTCAGGAATCTATTTAATTCAGCATTGCACTTACAATGTCCTTTATGCATATTAAACAGCCTTTCTCATCATACTTACAAATAAGTTATGCCATTTCTGCATATTAATTTCCTACTCTGTGATACATATAATTAGATCGTAATATCATTTTTATGCCACCTACACCCAGCCACAGCACAAACATCAGCCCTGTCTCTGTATTCCTCAACCCGGCCaatgaaatgactgaaatttAAATAGTCTACTGCAAACCAGTATGAGCTGCCAGATGTGCAGCTGCCCCGGGGATGAATAATTATGGAATTTTTTTCTCCTGCTCTGATATTATACGACATATTACTATATTCTGTGGTGATGCCATGTCTGACATGTCTTTCAAGTGTAAATGTTGTAGTTGAACTTTAGTTTATGGTTGATATGACAGAGGCCGGAAATACTTACTGACTGCTCAGATAcattacacatatacacaaatgaaagtgtatgtgtgtgttagagagatatgcatttttttttttcaaattacaCATGCAgataaacccacacacactagGACAGTGCTAATTTAGTTATTGctatgtaaatataattataatacagCATCCACTAATGTATAGAAAAGTGAGAAGGCACATAAAACAGCtatacacaaatgcacacacagacacacacacacacacacacacaacttaccGTGGTAGGCTAATCAATAGAGAATTAAAGGTGTCCGAAGAACTCCAatgttataaacacacacatacacgtacacacacagggaccacggcggacagacagacagcagctTGTTCTGGGTATCCAAAAGATAAAAGGAAATCCATGGGTCGTCTAAAATGCCTACCACCAcctttacactcacacactcttgtgcacagaatgacacacacacagactcagaaGCAGCATGTTCCTTTCAGACTGCAGCCACTGCAGTctgtgagtgtgggtgtgtgggtgagagagagagagagagcgagtcagaggaggaggagcataAAAGGTTGGAGGTAGGGAGGGAGATAGAGCAAATGAGGAAATCTTTTCTACCaaagacacacatacagtcagaattgcacagggttttttttttttggttttttttttaaaccataacCTGTATTTTCATGGAGATGGGCATCAGGGAATATCAGCACACTGCAGTTTCATTACTGTTCACTTGGCTTCTGAAGGTTTGATGCTTTTTAAAACAGAGCCTCAGAATCAGAATGTGCATAAAATCCACATGAGTGCATGGGTCCTAATCCCTCACAGGAGCCATCCAGTTAGGACCCTCTAAATGTAAGACTGTGTGCCACACACCATTGTTccactgtatatttatatttattaaaacttaatttatcccatcaccctaaATGAGCTGCGTGCagcaaggggacctcagttgcacctcggTGGTTCGGGACTTGCGCTTCTGCATGATGCGTAA
Coding sequences within it:
- the LOC114784307 gene encoding inhibitory synaptic factor 2A-like isoform X1 produces the protein MVTREHRSCYALSDSGSDSEVPPSLACESPVSHDSRRRSRALQVRFRDTGDWQGRKAPVRTQRWASCKVQSCRRRSSHLTRSAAVQTSPDLAQRYCTFPPQRHTHRDSRSLQDGGFQNNNRTEGEDEERGKEGKSVQGTHSECRGDNEKCLNANSTDESWETHPDTHTHSQPQKASRTNVYPDTHLHTHTRPDTHSDLHPEPQSHTSIYFEHVSVCERISNTHTCTHTHPRSAPKDPKGPTRWQEERGGSKSRGMSNQEELQMKGERSDVPWPNVTHIHHRRGSLQFNSMQTHTHIRSQTHTLPRAQRQTGPHVPFAGNSARQAGEPAGLEEDRIRLQHMEAMMSCSLETIRVLLGVIQELERTQAIREGLLYRTGQDTANCDTCRNSACIIYSVELDFKMQEERLQPVMMRLCAAPLQPLSPSHEIFSSIPKPHPRSESKKPPRWRPWFL
- the LOC114784307 gene encoding inhibitory synaptic factor 2A-like isoform X2 is translated as MVTREHRSCYALSDSGSDSEVPPSLACESPVSHDSRRRSRALQVRFRDTGDWQGRKAPVRTQRWASCKVQSCRRRSSHLTRSAAVQTSPDLAQRYCTFPPQRHTHRDSRSLQDGGFQNNNRTEGEDEERGKEGKSVQGTHSECRGDNEKCLNANSTDESWETHPDTHTHSQPQKASRTNVYPDTHLHTHTRPDTHSDLHPEPQSHTSIYFEHVSVCERISNTHTCTHTHPRSAPKDPKGPTRWQEERGGSKSRGMSNQEELQMKGERSDVPWPNVTHIHHRRGSLQFNSMQTHTHIRSQTHTLPRAQRQTGPHVPFAGNSARQAGEPAGLEEDRIRLQHMEAMMSCSLETIRVLLGVIQELERTQAIREGLLYRTGQDTANCDTCRNSACIIYRAGF